One Salarias fasciatus chromosome 22, fSalaFa1.1, whole genome shotgun sequence DNA segment encodes these proteins:
- the LOC115409601 gene encoding ladderlectin-like, translating into MMFLPFLCFLPLCAATPLEEKNMKLQRGGCPLFWFSFNGRCYRYVATHQTWIDAERHCVSLGANLVSIHSREEQNFVESLIQNFDPAQGHTWIGLTDHHENSKWMWSDGSRVDFVFWSPGEPSNHGGQESCVEMNWATYKKWNDTLCPHKQPFVCVLRPTCP; encoded by the coding sequence ATGATGTTTTTACcgtttttgtgtttcctccctCTTTGTGCTGCGACTCccttggaggagaaaaacatgaagctccagcgTGGCGGTTGTCCACTGTTCTGGTTCAGCTTCAATGGCCGCTGCTATCGGTACGTCGCTACTCACCAGACCTGGATTGATGCAGAACGCCACTGTGTGTCTCTGGGAGCCAACCTGGTGTCCATCCACAGTCGGGAAGAACAGAACTTTGTCGAATCACTGATTCAGAACTTCGACCCGGCTCAAGGACACACCTGGATTGGACTGACCGACCATCATGAGAATTCAAAATGGATGTGGTCTGATGGATCCAGGGTGGACTTTGTCTTTTGGAGTCCTGGAGAGCCAAGCAACCATGGAGGGCAAGAGTCATGTGTTGAAATGAACTGGGCTACATATAAGAAGTGGAATGATACACTATGCCCTCACAAACAGCCATTTGTTTGTGTATTACGCCCAACCTGCCCTTAG